TCCTATCGACCGAGACGCTGCTCGTGCACTAACATCCGCGCGATCAACCTGATTCGTCAACGACCAACCGATCATCCAAACGTCCAAGTCCAAAGTCGAAATAGTAGTCCAATATCACTCGAAACACGTTCACCGAGGTAATCCCTGAGTAGACCGCACTCCGACCGCCTTTCGGAAGATAGTATGCCGCCAGAATATCGTGAGTATTGATGAGCTCCGGCAAATAACCGTGATCAGACATGATAACGATCATTGGCGGGGTCTCAGTCGAGTCAAGAATTGCATCGATCACATCAAGCAATTCTGAATTCAGCCAAGCGACCTGCCCATAGAAAGCACGCCCAACAGAAGGATCATGATCGTCGCTCCACTCCCGTAACTCCAGCTCCCCGTCGCTTCGAGTTGTATAGGAGGTATTGCCATATCGATCAAAATAGTAGGGGAAGTGCGGCTTCACCAAATGCGCAACCACCAGTTTTGGACTATCTCGATTGCCAATCTCTTTCATGTATTCGATCCATTGAAGCGCCCTATGTGGATGCTCCGAACTGAATGATCCCGAGACTATACAGTTCAGACAAGGATCGCGATCGATGTGCTTTACAAGCGTCGTCTGGAGGAAATGACGCATAAATCTGTTAGAGACGTTGATTGCATTCCCAATCGTATAGGGGTAGTGGGTGATAAGATCCGTCTCCCTATATCTAGACTCGATTGGCCCTGAACTCGTAAAGTCCACCACGAGATCGGCATTGCGATTGGTGGTGGTCATGAACCACCCTGATGAGACATGAATATATTCGTATCCAATATTGGTGAGAATCTTCCCAAGTGCATGGTCGAGGCTTGCATAGTATATCTGGTATATGTCCGTAATTGAGCTCCACCAATTGGCGGTTGCGCTTCGATTGCTCTTGTCAGTCAGATAGCTCATATTAAGCGACGATGTGGTTGAGGATGGCGTCGACGTATAGTTGCTGGTCGCTTGTGGATCTACATAAAAGCCACGGTCTTCCAGCTCACCGACAAACTCGCTGTTGTCGAATGACGCCGGCGATCCACTTCGAGGATAGGCGTCTGGGATGATGTAGTAGATATCCGGCATCTCACTCGGATCAATCCTCCCCGTAACCTCGGTGATTCGCTCGTCAATGACTATCGGGTCTTTGAGCGCTCCAACGTCCTGGGCGTCGGGTGCGGCAAAGAGGACGAGCCCGATCTGGTACAGCGGCGCCACGAGCAGGAGGCAACTGGCGTAGTTCAAGACTCGCCCGATCGCGTGCGGGAACGCCGAGCGCCCTCGCAGGACCAGGACCAGGGCGCCGATCACCGGTACTCCCAAGCCAAGCAGAAATCGACTGTCGGGATGATCCTCGGGACCAACGAAGATGTGCCCGTAGGAAAAGAAGCCCATTCCAAGGAGTCCGGTCAGCAATGCCGCGGATGCCGCGCTCTTGAGGAGGACGCGCAGCCCGAGGAAGACGCCCGTGACACCCGCCAAAATGACCGCTCCCGGCACAATTGCTTCATGCGCTTTGAGGAGAAACAGATTGCTGGAGAGATAGTGGAGGATGGCGAACACCGGGATCAGCCATGGATAGACGTAGATCGCTCGACGCCTTGATTCAGGCGCGGCTGGCCGGCTCGTCACGCTCAGCCAGGCGCCAACCGGCCGTAGCCTCCCGGCGATCTGCCTGAATGCTCGACTGAGGCGGCGAGCAACCGGGGGGCTGAGCAGCAGCGCCAACAGCCCGGCGGCAATCCCGCCCGCGAGGCGCAACCGATCCAGCCAGGAGCCTTCCAGCGCCGCTCGCCAGCCGTCACCCCGCCATATCAATTCATACGCCAGCGGGCCCTGCTCGGTCGCATCGAGATTGAGCGTCGGTCCTCCACCCTCACCGCCGGCCGCCGTGGCGCCGAAGATGGCGTGATTCCTCCGCTCATCCGACACCCAAAGCTGCAGAATCAGCGCCTCTCCGGGCACTGGATAGTAGGGCGGGAATTCAAGCACGTATGCCTGGGGGAGATGACTGGGCTTAATCGCAACCCGGTGCTGGCGGACGACCTCTCGGTCCGGTCCTTGCACCAGCGCGGCCACCACCGGCGCCTCGCCGCGCCCCACACCGGCAGCACCCCAGATGCGAATCTCCGACACCGCGCCAATCCCGTCATCCAAGACCTGCTCGACCGAATGCTCGGGCCACACTGGGCCCACCACATCCACAATGTCATCGGCGGATCGTGCAATGAAGCTCGTGCGCGGCAACAGGCTCAGCAGCAGCCCCAGGCTGACCAGGGCGAGAAGCGCGGAGGCTAGCCGGAGACGCGAGTCAGGCAGAGGAATTGCCTCGAGGTCGGAGAGACGCAGTTGCACATCCGCGATATCGGCAGATCACGCGGGGAGGGGCACGCGCTAGGAGGTTTCGGCTTCCAGTGCCGCGAGCGCCTCGGCGGCCTTCTGCTTCTTGGCCGGGTCGGGATCCCGGGCGACGATGCGCTGCAGGGTGGCGCGGGCCTCGATGCCGCCTTTGGCGGCCACCTCGAAGGCCATGGCATCGCGCTTTTCGTTGTACTGCGTGTCGAACTCGCCCATGTTGAGGTCCCAGTCGCGCCAGTAGTACTGGTGCTGACCCGACGCCCAGCCGGCGTAGATGTCCTCCCACGTGACATCGGGGTCGTGTGGATTCAAGCTGCCAGGCAAGATCGGATCGGCGAGCCGCTGAAAGCGCAGGTCCACCGACAGGCGCAGCCGCATTCCTGTGGCCGGCGCGCCGCGATGGACCGTCATGCTGTGGAAGAACAGCACGTCGCCTTGCCGAAACGTGCCCCCCACCCATGTCCCATGCAGCGGGTCCGAAATCTCCGTGCCGCTGGCGCCGAGCGCCGGGACAAAGTCGAAGACGCCCTTCCGGTGCGATCCGGCGGCGATCTCGAGCCCGCCCATCTCCGACGTCAACTCGGTGAGGGGAATCCAGGCGGTGATGGTGTCGGCGGCGCCCTGCACGGGCACGAAATCCTGGTGCGCCGGGGTGGTGTAGGCCGTGCGCTCGGGAAATATCACGCGGGCGATGACGCGCGGTTGCGGCATGACGGGGGCGTCCAAGACACGCTCCATCAGGTCCATGAGCTCCGACCGGTGCTGCAGGGCGTGAAACGCGGGCACGCTGTAGAGCCGGTTGTAGACCTTCTGGTATTCCGGCTCGGGCTCAACGGCGAACGCGCTGGGATCGGCGATCTGGTCAGTCGCCGGGGAGTCGGCCGCGATCCAGCCGGAATCACGCAGCACGGGAAGGAATTGGCCGCGCAGGTCTTCGACTACGGGCGGCGGCAGAAGGCCGCGAACGAAGAGGTAGCCGTCGCGGTCGAAGCGACTACGCACATCGGCGGCGTCGCCGGCGATTTCGGTGGCGTCGAAGAATGGCCGCACGTCGTTCATCGTCAGACTCTCAGGAGACGTGTCGTCGTGCGTGAGTGTAGCGAACGCGCTAAGGCCTGGCGCCGGCGGCTCCGCGGAAAGCGCCGCGCGCTATGCGGTGTCGGCTTCGAGGCCGGCGAGCGCCTCGGCGGCCTTGCGCTGCTTGGCGGGGTCGGGGTCGCGGGCGACGATGCGAAGCAGGGTGGCTCGGGCCTCGACGTCGCCCTTGGCGGCCAGCTCCAAGGCCATGGCGTCGCGCTTCTCGTTGTATTGCGTGTCAAACTCCGCAACGTCGAGGTCCCAGTCGCGCCAGAAGTATTGGTGCTGCCCCGGCGCCCATCCCTCGTAAATCTGCTCCCAGGTGACATCGGGGTCATGCGGCTTGAGGCTGCCCGGCGCGATGGGATCGGCCAGCCGCTGAAACCGCAGGTCGACCGACAGTCGCAGCCGAGCGCCCGTGGCCGGCGCCCCGCGATGGACCGTCATGCTGTGAAAGAACAGCACGTCGCCCTGCTGGAAGGTGCCGCCCACCCAGGCGCCGTGCAGCGGATCGGTGATTTCCGTGCCGCCGGCGCCCAGCGCCGGCACGAAGTCGAACACGCCTTTTCGGTGGGTGCCGGCCGCGATCTGGAGTCCGCCCATTTCCGGAGACAGGTCGGTGAGCGGAATCCAGGCCGTGATGGTGTCGGCCGCGCCCTGCACGGGGACGAAGTCCTGGTGCGCCGGCGTGGTGTGGGCGGTGCGATCCGGGAACAGCACCCGGGCGATGACGCGCGGCTGCGGAATCACGGGAGCGTCGAGCACCGCTCCGATGAGGTCCAGCAGCTCGGCGCGGTGCTGCAGGGCGTGAAACGCGGGCAGCCTGTAGAGCTGGTTGTAGACCTTCTGGTAGGCCGGCTCGGGCTCGACGGCGAAGGCGCGCAGGTCGGCGACTTGGTCGTCCGGCGGGGAGTCGGCGGCGATCCAGTCGGCATCGCGCAGCACGGTGAGGAATTGGCGGCGCAGGTCCTAGACCACGGGCGGCGGCAGCAGGCCGCGCACGAAGAGGTAGCCGTCGTGGTCGAAGCGGCTGCGGGCCGCGTCGGCGTCGCCGGCGATTTCAGTGGCGTCAAAGAAGGGCCGCACGTCGCTCATCGTCAGACTCTCAGGAGCCGTGTCGTCGTGCGTGAGTGTAGCGAGCGTTAGGCCGGGAGAATATCCAGGGGCGGCACGCTTTCCAGCAGGCCGGCGTCGGTCGCGCGGCGGTAGAGCTCTTCCAGACCGGCGGCGCCCGGCGTTCCCATGTCGCGGGTCAAGTCGTTGACGTACATCCGCGTGAACGCCGCCGTGAGGTCCGAGTCAACCTCGGGCGCAAAGCTGCGGGCGTAGGCCAGCGCGGGCTCGGGATGCGCCTCGGCCCAGGCGATGGATGCGCTCAGGGCAGCCGCCAACGCGTGCTGTTCGCCCTCACCGAGTCCTCGCCGCACGACATTGAGGCCCAGCGGCAGGGGCAGACCGGTCGAGGCGAACCAGCGCTCGCCGAGGTCGACCTGCTTGGTCAGCCCGTAGTCGGCGTAGTTGAGTTGGCCCTCGTGAATCACGATCCCCGCCGTCACCGAGCCGTCCCGCACGGCGGGCAGCACGTCGGCAAAGGCCATCTCGACCGGCTGGAACGGGGGAAGCAAAATCCGGCTGAGGAGGTAGGCAGTGGTGTGCTCGCCGGGGATCGCGACCGGCGCGGCGCGAACATCGGTATCGGCGCCTCGGGCTACGACGATGGGGCCATAGTTGAGACCCATGGACGAGCCACACGCCGTGATGCGGTAGGTGTCCGCGACATAGGGATAGGCGCCGGCCGACACCTGGGACATATCGAGATCGCCGGCGAAGGCCCGTCGATTCAACGCCTGGATATCGGCGTGGACTTCGGCATAGCCGTCGGGTTCGACGCCCTCGATTGCGACCTTGCCGTGGGCCCGCGCGTAGAACATGAAGGCGTCGTCGGCGTCGGGGCTGTGGCCCACCGTCACCCGCGTCATGACCGGCTGCCGGTCATGCGCCGTTGGGCGTCTCGTCGAAGGTGCGCAGGATCTCGTAGAAGCTGTTGCGCTGGGCCGGGACGAATCCGGCTTCGCGGATCATGGTTTGGGTCTCGGCAATGCTGGTGCGGGCGTAGTGCCCGGCTTCTTGCATCACGTTTTCCTCGAACAATGTGCCGCCGAAGTCGTCCGCCCCGAAGTGGAGCGCCACCTGCCCGACCTTCTTGCCCTCGCTGAACCACGACGCGTCCACATGGTCCACGTTGTCCAGAAACAGCCGTGACGCGGCCAGGATGCGCAGGTAGCGATTGGCCGACGCCCGCTTGCCCTTGAGTTTGCGTCCCAGCGGCGTCCCGCCGGGGGCGAAGCTCCAGGGAATGAAGGCCGTGAACCCATCCGTCTCGTCCTGCAGGTCCCGCACGCGCGAGAGGTGCTCCACCAGGTCATCGTCGGTTTCCACATGCCCATACATCATCGTGGCGGTGCTGCGCACACCGGCGAGGTGCGCGGCGCGATGCACCGCGATCCACTCGTCGGCGTCCATCTTGAGCGGGCTGATGACGTCGCGGACGCGGTTGGTGAGCACCTCCGCGCCACCGCCCGGAAACGTGCGCTGGCCGGCCGCGAATAGCGCGGCCATGACCTCGTCGTAGCTCAGTCCCGAGACCATGGCCATCTCGTAGACCTCGGGCGCCGACCAGAAGTGGGGCGTGAGGCCGGGAAACCGCTCCCGCGTGGCGCGCACCATGTCCGTGTAGTAGTCGAACGGAAGCTCGGGGTTCAGGCCGCCCTGCATGAGCACGGTCGTGCAACCCATCTCGACCGCCGCCGCCATGCGCTCCAGCATCTCGTCGACGGTGTGCGTGTAGGCATCGGGCGCGGTGCTGGTGTGCGGTCGGTAGAAGGCGCAAAACGAGCAGTAGGCGTCGCAGAGGTTGGTGTAGTTGAGATTGGTGTCGACCACGTAGGTGACGACGGAGTCGGGATGACGCTCGAACCTGACCTCGTTGGCCAGCGCCCCCAGGTCCATGAGCGGCGCGTCGCCGAGCAGATAGGACGCGTCGGCGGTCGAGAGCCGTTGGCCCTCCCGCACCTTGGCTTCAATCGTGCGAATCATGCGGCATCGTGCTGGACGCTCACCTGGGCATCGAGCTCCCGAAAGCGGTCGACGGCCGACCAGGCGCGCGGTCCAAAGCGGTACTCAAACGTCTGGAGGTAGCGGCGAACCGCCGCCGCGTCGAGCCCGCAGTCGGGGCGCCGCGCGGCCAGCGCCCCCAGATCTTCAAGGTTGATGGTGAGCTGGCGATCCAGGTAGTCCACCGCCGCCGCGGCGTTCGCGGGCGCCACGCCTGCACGCTGCATCCAGGCGGCAAATACGAAGGGCAAACCGGTCCATTCGTGCCATGCCGCCGCCAGGTCGGTGACGTGGGGATAGCGGGGATCATGCGGCGATTGCAGCAGCGCGCGGTCGCCGATGAGCAAGACGGCGTCGGCCGCGACATCCAACGGCACCAGCCGGTAGCCGCCAACGGCGTAGTAGCGCTGCAACAGCACGCTCAGCAGCCGGGCTGACGTGGCCGTGTCGTCGATGACGCCAATCGGCCGGCCGCCCAAGTCGGCTGGCGGCACTTGGGAGAAGAGGAGCACGGACTTGGCGTCGGCCTGGGTGGCGATGCCCATGTCGCCCACCGGCACGAACAGGTCGGGATGGTCGAACGAGGCGACGATCGGCAGCGGGGCCACGTCGACCTGACCGCCGCGCACCAGATCGATCATGCCCCGGGGCGTCGCCGTGCGCGCCTCGACGCGCACCGGATCATCGCCGAAGAACGGCTCGGTGTTCAGATAGGGAATGCGCCCGAGGCTAGGCAGCATGGGTGCGCATGACGGTGTAGGTGGCGTTGCGCTCCACCGGCACCTTGCCGGCCGAGCGAATGAGCCCTACCAGCCGCGTGCGGGCGACGCCGACCGGGCTGTCGGCCAGCGCCGCGTGCGCGATGCGCTCG
This sequence is a window from Chloroflexota bacterium. Protein-coding genes within it:
- the mqnC gene encoding dehypoxanthine futalosine cyclase; its protein translation is MIRTIEAKVREGQRLSTADASYLLGDAPLMDLGALANEVRFERHPDSVVTYVVDTNLNYTNLCDAYCSFCAFYRPHTSTAPDAYTHTVDEMLERMAAAVEMGCTTVLMQGGLNPELPFDYYTDMVRATRERFPGLTPHFWSAPEVYEMAMVSGLSYDEVMAALFAAGQRTFPGGGAEVLTNRVRDVISPLKMDADEWIAVHRAAHLAGVRSTATMMYGHVETDDDLVEHLSRVRDLQDETDGFTAFIPWSFAPGGTPLGRKLKGKRASANRYLRILAASRLFLDNVDHVDASWFSEGKKVGQVALHFGADDFGGTLFEENVMQEAGHYARTSIAETQTMIREAGFVPAQRNSFYEILRTFDETPNGA
- a CDS encoding phytanoyl-CoA dioxygenase family protein translates to MLRDADWIAADSPPDDQVADLRAFAVEPEPAYQKVYNQLYRLPAFHALQHRAELLDLIGAVLDAPVIPQPRVIARVLFPDRTAHTTPAHQDFVPVQGAADTITAWIPLTDLSPEMGGLQIAAGTHRKGVFDFVPALGAGGTEITDPLHGAWVGGTFQQGDVLFFHSMTVHRGAPATGARLRLSVDLRFQRLADPIAPGSLKPHDPDVTWEQIYEGWAPGQHQYFWRDWDLDVAEFDTQYNEKRDAMALELAAKGDVEARATLLRIVARDPDPAKQRKAAEALAGLEADTA
- a CDS encoding ABC transporter substrate-binding protein — protein: MTRVTVGHSPDADDAFMFYARAHGKVAIEGVEPDGYAEVHADIQALNRRAFAGDLDMSQVSAGAYPYVADTYRITACGSSMGLNYGPIVVARGADTDVRAAPVAIPGEHTTAYLLSRILLPPFQPVEMAFADVLPAVRDGSVTAGIVIHEGQLNYADYGLTKQVDLGERWFASTGLPLPLGLNVVRRGLGEGEQHALAAALSASIAWAEAHPEPALAYARSFAPEVDSDLTAAFTRMYVNDLTRDMGTPGAAGLEELYRRATDAGLLESVPPLDILPA
- a CDS encoding sulfatase-like hydrolase/transferase yields the protein MQLRLSDLEAIPLPDSRLRLASALLALVSLGLLLSLLPRTSFIARSADDIVDVVGPVWPEHSVEQVLDDGIGAVSEIRIWGAAGVGRGEAPVVAALVQGPDREVVRQHRVAIKPSHLPQAYVLEFPPYYPVPGEALILQLWVSDERRNHAIFGATAAGGEGGGPTLNLDATEQGPLAYELIWRGDGWRAALEGSWLDRLRLAGGIAAGLLALLLSPPVARRLSRAFRQIAGRLRPVGAWLSVTSRPAAPESRRRAIYVYPWLIPVFAILHYLSSNLFLLKAHEAIVPGAVILAGVTGVFLGLRVLLKSAASAALLTGLLGMGFFSYGHIFVGPEDHPDSRFLLGLGVPVIGALVLVLRGRSAFPHAIGRVLNYASCLLLVAPLYQIGLVLFAAPDAQDVGALKDPIVIDERITEVTGRIDPSEMPDIYYIIPDAYPRSGSPASFDNSEFVGELEDRGFYVDPQATSNYTSTPSSTTSSLNMSYLTDKSNRSATANWWSSITDIYQIYYASLDHALGKILTNIGYEYIHVSSGWFMTTTNRNADLVVDFTSSGPIESRYRETDLITHYPYTIGNAINVSNRFMRHFLQTTLVKHIDRDPCLNCIVSGSFSSEHPHRALQWIEYMKEIGNRDSPKLVVAHLVKPHFPYYFDRYGNTSYTTRSDGELELREWSDDHDPSVGRAFYGQVAWLNSELLDVIDAILDSTETPPMIVIMSDHGYLPELINTHDILAAYYLPKGGRSAVYSGITSVNVFRVILDYYFDFGLGRLDDRLVVDESG
- a CDS encoding phytanoyl-CoA dioxygenase family protein, which codes for MNDVRPFFDATEIAGDAADVRSRFDRDGYLFVRGLLPPPVVEDLRGQFLPVLRDSGWIAADSPATDQIADPSAFAVEPEPEYQKVYNRLYSVPAFHALQHRSELMDLMERVLDAPVMPQPRVIARVIFPERTAYTTPAHQDFVPVQGAADTITAWIPLTELTSEMGGLEIAAGSHRKGVFDFVPALGASGTEISDPLHGTWVGGTFRQGDVLFFHSMTVHRGAPATGMRLRLSVDLRFQRLADPILPGSLNPHDPDVTWEDIYAGWASGQHQYYWRDWDLNMGEFDTQYNEKRDAMAFEVAAKGGIEARATLQRIVARDPDPAKKQKAAEALAALEAETS
- a CDS encoding menaquinone biosynthesis protein; protein product: MLPSLGRIPYLNTEPFFGDDPVRVEARTATPRGMIDLVRGGQVDVAPLPIVASFDHPDLFVPVGDMGIATQADAKSVLLFSQVPPADLGGRPIGVIDDTATSARLLSVLLQRYYAVGGYRLVPLDVAADAVLLIGDRALLQSPHDPRYPHVTDLAAAWHEWTGLPFVFAAWMQRAGVAPANAAAAVDYLDRQLTINLEDLGALAARRPDCGLDAAAVRRYLQTFEYRFGPRAWSAVDRFRELDAQVSVQHDAA